The Candidatus Methylacidithermus pantelleriae genome contains a region encoding:
- a CDS encoding FAD-binding oxidoreductase: MDTGETRSQKAGWIFQLEKLLPLGRVSCEPQVLAEHGTDAWLARALPEAVVFPRTVEEVSAVLRFAWERDIPVTARGAGRGYVGGCVPVRGGIVLSVAYMNRIREIDPVDGVAVVEPGVITGKLAQEARRLGYFYPPDPASLHESSIGGNIATNAGGARSLKYGVTKHYVLGLEVVLAEGTIVRVGSRTHKNKTGFDLVSLFVGSEGLLGVVTEATLRLIPHPPARAVIAAGFEAIERAAAAVENILTSGLLPSALEIADRFTVEAARHYLTDVSLPPGQAHLLVEVDGGPQAVREEGERVSQILLEAGAIAVESAWEEDSCERLWSTRRSFSRALSHQGLLKLNEDVTVPRSRLVDLFSFVSELARRWGIPIAAFGHAGDGNIHVNLMVNPNQEEEKTRAQRALDELFAQVLGWGGVLTGEHGIGLAKLSWWPQAVSEPVREIHRKIKRALDPKGMLNPGKFV, encoded by the coding sequence ATGGATACTGGTGAAACTCGCTCGCAGAAGGCTGGGTGGATCTTTCAATTGGAAAAGCTATTGCCCTTGGGCCGGGTAAGTTGCGAACCACAAGTCCTTGCGGAACACGGGACGGATGCGTGGCTGGCCCGTGCGTTACCGGAGGCGGTGGTTTTCCCTCGGACGGTAGAGGAGGTGTCGGCCGTTCTCCGGTTTGCTTGGGAAAGAGACATTCCGGTAACGGCGCGGGGCGCAGGTAGGGGATATGTCGGAGGGTGTGTCCCGGTTCGTGGTGGCATCGTCTTGTCCGTTGCGTACATGAACCGGATCCGAGAAATCGATCCGGTCGATGGAGTTGCCGTGGTGGAACCCGGGGTGATTACAGGAAAGCTAGCGCAAGAAGCTCGCCGGCTGGGCTATTTCTATCCCCCGGATCCGGCAAGCCTTCACGAGTCATCGATCGGGGGCAATATCGCGACCAATGCTGGGGGGGCCCGCTCGCTCAAGTACGGCGTTACCAAACATTACGTTTTGGGATTGGAGGTCGTTCTCGCGGAAGGGACCATTGTCCGGGTGGGATCACGAACTCACAAAAATAAAACCGGGTTTGATCTCGTAAGCCTGTTCGTGGGTTCCGAGGGTCTTTTAGGGGTGGTCACCGAGGCAACCTTGCGCCTTATTCCCCATCCCCCGGCTCGCGCCGTGATTGCGGCCGGGTTTGAGGCAATCGAGAGGGCCGCGGCTGCGGTGGAAAACATTCTTACTTCCGGGCTGCTTCCTTCGGCTCTGGAGATTGCCGATCGTTTCACGGTGGAAGCGGCCCGCCATTACCTAACCGATGTATCCCTTCCCCCCGGGCAAGCGCATCTTTTGGTAGAAGTTGACGGCGGACCGCAAGCCGTGCGAGAAGAGGGGGAGCGTGTGAGCCAAATTCTTTTGGAGGCTGGCGCGATTGCGGTGGAAAGTGCCTGGGAGGAAGACTCCTGTGAACGATTGTGGTCCACGCGCCGGAGTTTTTCCCGTGCGCTCTCTCACCAGGGGCTTCTAAAGTTAAATGAGGATGTGACCGTGCCACGGAGCCGGCTGGTGGATCTTTTTTCCTTTGTATCGGAGCTTGCCCGGCGGTGGGGCATCCCCATTGCTGCTTTTGGGCATGCGGGGGATGGGAACATCCATGTCAATCTTATGGTGAACCCCAATCAAGAGGAGGAGAAGACACGGGCGCAGCGGGCGCTGGATGAGCTTTTTGCACAGGTTCTTGGGTGGGGCGGGGTTCTTACGGGCGAACACGGGATTGGGCTTGCCAAACTTTCCTGGTGGCCTCAGGCGGTCTCCGAGCCCGTGCGGGAGATTCATCGCAAAATCAAACGGGCCCTGGATCCAAAGGGGATGCTCAATCC
- a CDS encoding peroxiredoxin, whose protein sequence is MAFWVGRFFPQPLRVGSTVPDVLLQDPSGHTQNLRACIPLEGWTLLYFFPKAFTFGCTAQACHLKDRFSQLAQARITILGVSTDPPHRLRAFAQRWDLPFRLLSDSQRQAARAFGVPVVLGLALRQAFLFRGHILAWRDLHPRPTRLAEDILCALQNYPSLGGSS, encoded by the coding sequence ATGGCCTTTTGGGTTGGTAGGTTTTTCCCTCAACCCCTTCGGGTGGGCTCAACCGTTCCCGACGTCCTTTTGCAAGACCCCAGCGGGCACACACAGAATCTTCGAGCCTGCATCCCATTAGAAGGGTGGACGCTACTCTACTTTTTTCCGAAGGCTTTTACTTTCGGCTGCACAGCCCAGGCATGTCATCTTAAGGACCGATTTTCCCAGCTTGCCCAAGCCCGGATCACGATCCTGGGAGTAAGCACCGATCCTCCTCACCGGTTAAGAGCCTTTGCCCAAAGATGGGATCTTCCCTTTCGCCTCCTTTCCGATTCCCAACGGCAGGCCGCCCGAGCTTTTGGTGTCCCCGTCGTCTTGGGCTTGGCACTCCGACAGGCCTTCCTTTTTCGCGGGCATATCCTAGCTTGGCGAGATCTCCATCCTAGGCCCACTCGGCTAGCGGAGGACATTTTGTGCGCCCTGCAAAATTACCCTTCCTTGGGTGGCTCCAGCTAG